The Phacochoerus africanus isolate WHEZ1 chromosome 3, ROS_Pafr_v1, whole genome shotgun sequence genome window below encodes:
- the TMBIM1 gene encoding protein lifeguard 3 yields MSQPSAPPPYEDRNPLYPGPPPPGGYGQPTVLPGGYPAYPQPGYGHPAGYPQPMPPIHPPMSYGPGHGYGGEERAVSDNFGSGEWSDRKVRHAFIRKVYAIISVQLLITVAIIAIFTFVKPVSNFVRTNLAVYYASYAVFLATYLTLICCQGPRRRFPWNIILLTLFTLAMGFMTGTISSVYDTKAVILAMIITAVVSISVTIFCFQTKVDFTSCTGLFCVLGIVMMVTGIVTAIVLSFKYIYWLHMVYAALGAICFTLFLAYDTQLVLGNRKHTISPEDYITGALQIYTDIVYIFTFVLQLLGSRN; encoded by the exons ATGTCCCAACCCAGTGCCCCGCCTCCATATGAGGACCGCAACCCTCTGTACCCTGGCCCTCCGCCCCCGGGGGGCTATGGGCAGCCTACTGTCCTGCCTGGCGGGTACCCTGCCTACCCACAGCCTGGCTATGGTCACCCTGCTGGCTACCCACAGCCTATGccccccatccacccacccatgaGCTATG GCCCAGGCCATGGCTatggtggggaggagagagcgGTGAGTGACAACTTCGGGTCTGGAGAGTGGAGTGACAGGAAAGTCCGACATGCCTTCATCCGAAAG GTTTACGCCATCATCTCGGTCCAGCTGCTCATCACGGTGGCCATCATCGCTATCTTCACCTTCGT GAAGCCGGTCAGCAATTTCGTGAGGACAAACCTTGCTGTCTACTACGCATCCTA TGCTGTCTTCCTGGCCACCTACCTGACCCTCATCTGCTGCCAGGGACCCAG ACGCCGCTTCCCATGGAACATCATCCTGCTGACCCTCTTT ACTCTGGCCATGGGCTTCATGACCGGCACCATCTCCAG CGTGTATGATACCAAGGCCGTCATCCTCGCGATGATCATCACTGCCGTGGTGTCCATTTCAGTCACCATCTTCTGCTTCCAGACCAAG GTGGACTTCACCTCCTGCACAGGTCTCTTCTGTGTCCTGGGAATTGTGATGATGGTGACTGGGATTGTCACTGCCATTGTGCTGTCCTTCAAATAT ATTTACTGGCTGCACATGGTCTATGCTGCCCTGGGTGCCATTTGCTTCACTTTG TTCCTGGCTTACGACACGCAGCTGGTCCTGGGGAACCGGAAGCACACCATCAGCCCCGAGGACTACATCACCGGCGCCCTGCAGATCTACACCGACATCGTCTACATCTTCACCTTTGTGCTGCAGCTCCTGGGGAGCCGGAATTAA